The Calonectris borealis chromosome 6, bCalBor7.hap1.2, whole genome shotgun sequence genome contains the following window.
AACATGAAGTcacaaagtgttttttaaaattgtttctgaaaagcaTCCATGGGGAAAAATGCACAGATCTGACACTTGACATCTCCTGGgcaacttcaaaagaaaaaaaaaaaaaaaaagaaaaagatttcttcttaaaattattCTGCTCTTACAGTTTGtgttcttcatttcttttctcttccctttagtTAGCGCAAAGAATATGTGCTTAAATATGTGCCTGCTACtaaagtcagcagcaaaactccCATTAACAGCAGCATGCACTGGCTCCAGGTGAATCACTTGCAACAGCAATATAACAAGACTGAACTGCTGATTGGCATGTCCCAAGTTCTAATACTATTTTGAGTTGAGTAAAATCTAGCTATTAAACATTCTAGATTAATATCTGACCAAGCACAGCCAGTTTGCTAAAACTTTAGAAACTCATACATCCTACAGGCAGTCCTCAGGGTCTGGTCTGTCCTTTCATCTCCTTCCACACGGAATCAGCTGTGTGATACCACTGTTGGAGACTTCGGAAAAGACTAGGCTGTCACAAACATACAATGACTATGACCAAgagagttgttttaaaaaaatgaccaAAACAGTAAGAGGGCTACTGAAAATGTAACCTTGAGACATCCCATTtaaatgggattaaaaaaaaaaaaatttcagtttccTATGCATACCAGATTTTATGGTTAGCAAATCAACAGTGAATGTTTTGCTCTTATGAAATACCCAAATCCAGACAGGCGCAGCGTCCAGTTTGGACAAGCTTTACTCTTGATCTATCACCACTTTGTCCTCCAACCCCCCTCAGGGGGTTCTCCAAGGCCAGTTTTATTCAGAGTCAGATTTAcaaggaagaaaatgcagctaCAGAAGCCCCATGTAGCCACACCTGGTGCAGACCAGGCTCCTATTCACCACAAGAGAAGGCAGCTACTCCCCACTCGCACTGAGGCTGATTGCTATCACCCAGCTCCCTGAGGGCTCTGTGAGTATGAAAGAATCGCTGAACAGTGCGTGGCCAACCTAGCAGCTCTCAAGTCTCTGCTCAGAGAAAGCagggaaatattttctgcatagaaAATACTTCCTGGGATGCAAAACTTGGATGGGAATTTATAGCTACAAAGCTCCTGATGTGCAAACCAAGCCAGAAAGAAAGGCTGCTCAAACCAACATTGAGATCCCACCTCCGTACATTGCCAGCCAAAGAATGGTCCTTCATGCCAAGTTTCCTAACCAGTAACTTATCCCAGTCCCCTCAGTCATGGCAAACCTGACATTTGTGTTGATCCAAATATtcctaaatatttctttcaactgTTTGATCTTCTGCAATTGAAAACTGCATTTCACAGCTTAGTCATGGTGGAAACTGTTTACTTTTTAACTTGCAAATTATTTCGTTGAGAAAAAATAGGTGCATAATTCATTCTTAAGCATgataaaaaagcaatgaaaatacagtttaattGTTTTATGTAGGCTGTCTCGGCAGTtcttgaaaaagaacagaaaatcctGTTTTTATAGAGATATattcattgaaaaaaatataaagtggaAAACACAGAAGAGTCACTCATACGCAGATTTTCTTTCACACAGAGTAATTTTTAGCTCTTAAAAGACTCTGCAGTAGCTCTTTAAAGGTTAGAGAACTTTTGGTAGCATGAGCACATACTGGAAATTCTAAAACTTACATTTTCCCTATATAAGACTTAGAAGTTTTCATAAAATTCCCTAATGCACAATCATTCTTACTTTTCATTCATGTTAAGAGCAGGTagtaaatattgaaaaataacttATAAATCCCAAATTTATTTCCAAAGATCAATTCTTCAATTCAGTGATGAAATACAGCATAAACCATCTGCAAATCAGCATTCATGAAAAAGACAACTATTAGTATGAAAGAACCACTTgtgcaaatatttgctttcacaTCCAGCTACTGCCTAGGGTAAAGCCCATCATCAATATTCCTGTGAACAAGGAATGATTCTCTATGTACAAACGGCATATCTTAAAACATAGCCTGATTTCCAGAAAATATTTGTCCTCGTTGCCTttaaggaaaagaagggaagccAGCCTCTTTTAACATACAacagctgggaccccccaaagtggaagaactgatttttctaaaaaacatGGACCTGAAATGAGTGCTTGTACTTTCCTCCCCTCAACCCGAGACTGTGGCTCCTACATCTATTACAGCCCCTCTCCACATATACTCTAGAGAGGAAGGTCTTTCTTTGCAGCAGTGATTTGCTTTCAGGTCCATTACAGCAAAGCACAGCAAAAGCATTTAGAATATTTAAGAAACCTTCAAATGAAGTTGCCAGAGAGGAGCTTGCAATCTCTTGTTAAATCACTTATGCCATCTGTCCAGAACTTCCTCAAGAAATTACTATGAAAACATACAGCCAAGAACATAACAGCATCCTCAGATTTCTTGGTAGATGTGTTCTTAGTGTTCAGGATAATTATCTTCTCAACAAGACTCGGTAATAATCACAGACTTTTCCTCAGGTAATTTAAGAACTTCATAAATAGTGAAGACATTCCAGTATCTTGGTCTATATACAGATGAAAGCCATGATCATAGAAAACTCTTACAAAAATCTCTCTTCAGGGAAAATGAGAAGAGTTTGCTACATTTACTAAATAATTTAGCAGCTGCATTCCCTCTTTTTTCCCAGGGAAAGGAATAGGTACATTTTGGCAGAGATACACGGTGTTAATCTGACTCAGTCGTGCTCTGCCTAACAGGCTCCTGGGTGTCAGGGTGAGCAGCTGCGGCCTCCCTTGGCTTCTCACCCAGAGTCACCCCTGGGGCTCAGCATCCCGACTGCCTCCACTCAGCACCTACATTATGCCTCAGCAGTAGCTAGCGACACAGTATGGATTACAACTATGGCAACACGCCAGGCTTCAAGAGCTGTGGTTTCTATCATGTGCATCCACCGTGATTTCGTTACATTAATGCAACTGCACTTACATAGGATGggctttctcaaaagaaaaagatcaacAACCTCTCAGCAGGGACAGCAGCATTCCAAAATATTGGCAAAATATTGCAGTTGACAAGTAACGTTTGCTGAACTCATTTGACGTCTGCCTGAAAATTGCCCATGAACAGTTAGCAAGATTCTCAAGTGTGCTCATTATCTGGAGGATTATTCTTGATGTGCAGTCAGCTCGTAAAAAGTTTGCTGCAAATACTCAGTCTCCATCAGGTCAATTACAGAAGTTACACAGTACTGCTTCTGTGCTCCAACTGGGTGGCTTCTCTGGCTTGCACAGCATGAGCTGTGAATAGCACAATTAAGTGCACAACTTAAAGTCACAATATGGAAACATGAtgccaaatatttgctttttacaaTCACCTACCCTAGCAAAGCTTGAACCTTTGATTACTAATAGTATGACAGCCAGGTTGGGAAAAGGGAcagattaaattaaaacatttttaaaaacaaggatcCAAGAGCTTAACATTGCTGCTGCCCTGCTAAAAAGCTTTCTTTCACCACAcagaacagaggaaagaagaTAACACTTCCCTTTGTCTGTGCCAATATCCCCAAACGTGACACACCCTATCCCAACAGACAAAATCTGAAGCTGATAAAAGCTTTCTGCTCTCCCTGTGACAACCCACATCCTGCTGTTAGAGGGTCCTCAAATTTCAACACCAAATTCAAGAAcatcatggcaaaaaaaaaaaaagaagtcatgctTACAGTGACAATATACTGAATCTAGTATCAGGACTACAAACACAATATATTAATGAATTTGCtacacattttaatatttaaggCACCTTTTGATGTATTTACTATTGACTAGATCAAAAACATTCTGAAGCACTTCTGGGCAAACTGCTAAAGGAACCACGATAACATGCAGGCATTGAAGTGCTTTTGGTTGTTATTTAGATGAAAGTAGCGACCTTAGTTTACATATGttattcctcctcttttccaaCTGAGTAATTAACACAAAAGTTTTAATGCACTGTAATCTGAGCACATTAATTTTAcactctgatttcgttccttgtaATTCACATCCTTGATATAATAGTCCCACAGATTTCATGGCTGCAGAGTTTAGTTTCAGGTCACAACATGTGACAAAGAAAAGGTTTGCCGTCACAGACTTTGACACTGTGAATGATTTTGCCAGATACCTTCAACACAGAGTATTCTAGGAAAGTCTGAGTTAGGGACTTGTTTAGGTCCTTGATGAATTAGCATCATCTTTAATAACAGAATTTGGCAACCTCTGAAATTGTTGACTGCTAAATCATCACAAAATACGTATTTCACTGCTTAGTCCATGTTCCCCTGCCTAATCAAGCTACGTATTTTCTTGCTCGTACAAACTAAACATTATTGGAATTACTGTGCAGGAACAATGTTACCAGAAATAATTTGTAGGAGCATTTGCCCTATGGCCAAAAAAACCACATGATATAGCTACTTATCCTCTGCGATCCTACAAAGAGTGAGAGACGTCAGTCCTGAAGGCGACAATAACCTCAGCTAAAATAGCAGACCAAGACTCCTCAgcaaattttgttttgtatttgcacTATTTGCCAActttgtttgtgttattttcttccaaatctgTTCCCCTTGTATAGCAAAAACCTCAGGTAAAGCAGGAACGCGAACTTTAATCTTCACATCTTCACCTCACAGCAGAGTAGGAATAGCAGACACACCCATCACAGGAAAGCAAGGAGCTCTCTTTTTGGTTTTCCCCTCAATCTtcctaaaaaataattaaatcaaaaaTTTCACTTGTCAGGAAAACTACAGCCAGTTCTTAACTACTCTTAAGAATTTCACCTGCATTTTGCTCAAAAATTACCACAGGGATGGTAGAAAATACTCCAAACCGAAGAACACCATCtaaactcttatttttctttaaaaaaagcaaaacaaacaaaccaacccaaaccaaacacacaacagaaaaagataaatttatttcAAGAGACAGCAACCCAAGGGCCAATATAAGAAATATTCATCCTGGACAGTTATCTGTAGATTTCATAACTGCGCAAAAAATTCCCTACAATAGCTTGGAATCTTTCTTCAAAATGGTGTAAGGCTTTTGTTGCTTCTAATCTTTTCAGAGCACACAAGATTGGACATCACAGCCATGACATTGCTGGACTGAAAAGCTATTTTATGTAATTTTGCAGTTTGTAAGAAGCACCGGttacaattttcctttccttcagatATCTGCACAGTATTCATGGTAACTAATGCACCTGCCTTTGTTAAAGAAAAGATGTAGAAGAATATACACGTTTAGAGAATGCATTATATTGTTTCCTGAAATAATTCATCACACGCATAATACAAGTATCTGTGAGACCTTAACGCTGGAGTCCATTAAAGACACTGACCTACATAGCTCTCACACTACATCTCCAATCCACGactgctgtatttctttattaaCACAGTCTTCTAGACCTTACACTCCTATGTTTTTGTTACGTTATGGCATTTCACACTTGGTGTTTTTCCCCACTGGGATTTCTGGTGGGGGAGGTTATTGGAGATTCACAACgaagccagaaaaaaaccccaacctaccAGATCAGGGATGTGTTTTCCCTTTCTCAGAACTGTGTCCCAGTGACCCCGGTGGGCCATTACAGTAGGACAGTTCCCCTCTCCAGACATGACAGTAGcatttgtgtatgtatttatcaaaactgtatttatttacaaGGATGTACATGTGTGTGCCAAGATCATTGTGTTCTGGAGCCCTATGGGGCAACTAACGGCTCCACTTAAATATACTGCTCCCAGACAGTTACTGCTACTGCTTGGTGGGAAAAGATCACAAACCCCAAGTCCTGTGACAAGTAGCAAAGGAGACCACAGTCACCCTCTACCTCATTAAATTGCCCCAGTTATAGGGCAAAACCAATTGAAACGGATAAAGCTCTGAAACAGGCCACAAATTCACGTTTTCCTGTTTCGTGGAAGGGGAGAGAGGTATGTGGGCTCTGGGCATTAATAGCTAAAAGTGCATGTAATGAAGACTAGCAGGACAGCACTAGCTAAAAGAATCTGTAAGGAGACTATAGTCCGTAAGCATTTAGCAAATGTTAAGattgtttctctgctgtttttaCACCTCGGTGTGATACAGTAACACAGGATAACAGTCCTGTAACTCTGAGAGCCTGCCTGGGGGGCCTGTCTGACAACCCGAAGCAACAGATCACCTGGCAGGGGACCCTGCCCCGGGGTCACGTCCACGGCCACACTCTCATCTGCTTTTGGCGAAAGAAGAAAGAGACCATACATAATCCAACACAGGGGAGGCACAGGCTgcttaaaaagcattttgatgtAATCCAAGCAACATGTCAACGCAGTGTGGAAACAGAAGGGACTTTTCTAAGACAGGGCTTCTATCTTTTTATTTGAATCCATACACGTTTTGTTCCCTccaaagtaaatattaaatatttcaaagactTTTGTGTAAAGCTCATCTGTTGCATGCTTCTACTATCCTTTAGCTCTGAAGCAATGGCAAAACCCAGGAATGTGGAGCCTACAGGCACTCTCCAGCTACTGGTGTGCCTCGGAGGAGTCAGCACTGATCCGGCTGGCTTAATGCTGCTTGTCTCATTTCCATGAAATTATGATAAACAGAACTGCCTTCCAGGAAACATCCTAAGAGCAAAGGAACCTTCAGGGCTGGCACATTCCCCAGATCCAGGGAAGCCTCAAAGCTCCCTGGTGCTGGGGGCAGGACTGGCGCAGCAGCGGGGAAGGGCTGCCGGTGCAGGAACCCCGGCCAGGTAGGCAAGTGCTCTGCAGGCCAGCCAGCGCAGTGACACCGTTAATAGGCTGCCATCATCGTTTATCTTACGTGATGTTTGCTCACGAAAAGTAAAGACTGGTTTGTGGGGAGATGAGAAGGAAGCCAACAAGAATAACTGAACTGTGTTAATTTATTTCTAGACTTTTATGGAGTCTACTCGGGCACTGATCTTCACATGGGTAAGACAGCttatgtatctctctctctctctctctcctgtatTTTTACCAATTAGTCCCATTCTGTCCAATTTCCACCAAAGCATGCTTTTGTTAGCTGGGCAGACAACAACATTTAGACCAAATGGGATCTGTAGGTATTCGTGTGCATGGTTGCCACCGATGCTATTAATCCCAAGATAAAgtacattttcattctttaaataattttaaaatgttccatggcATATTTTGAAAGATCGTCTGGAAAAAATGCTAGGAAGCAAGAAAATGCTAGaaaccagaaaattattttcatatgccTTTAAAATTACCTAAATAGCCAACATGCTATGCTTGCTTAACTTTTTTTATGTATTATAATCCATGAGAATTTATCAGTCATAAAAGCATTACTTCAGTTATACTGCTATATTCTAGCACACTATCTTGCATTGCGATAcctcatgagaaaaaaaaaagaatatccaaGAAATGCATTAAGACACTTAGCTTATTAATGGCCAGTAATATTTAAGCTCATTTTTCTTGTCCTAGGCTTTTATGATCTAGCAATGgaaaatttttcttcatatttttcagaaataacagaaaattccAAGAAATGGAAGCCACTGCtagtaaaagaagaaaagctgagtATCATCAGGGTTAATAGCTCCTGTTTGAGATCCATGAATGATTACAGAGTTACTTTTCTATATCGAACTTTCAAGTTTCATTAATAATATGCTGCCTCTCTGGGACATACGTGCACTCATGGTACGAAGGCTATTTATTCATCATACAGAATAGAAGAGCTAGAGGAACAATGGCTTCAAAGGTCTCATGCTTATACGTTTTGACAGTAGTTTGTTGGGCAAGCGCTCTTTGGTACTTAAGTATAACTCGCCCTACTTCTTCCTACACTGGACACAGACAGCTCAATAGCATATCTATAGccagaaaaaatgtttcctttggcaACATAAGAACTCGACCTATAAATCCACATTCCTTTGACTTTCTTATCAATGAACCCAACAAATGTGAGAAGAGTGTCCCTTTCTTGGTCATTCTTATCAGCACAACTCACAAGGAGTTTGATGCAAGGCAAGCCATTCGAGAAACGTGGGGAGACGAAAACAActttaaaggaattaaaatcgCCACGCtatttcttcttggaaaaaacGCAGATCCTGTGTTAAATCAAATGGTAGAGCAAGAAAGCCAAATTTTTCATGACATTATTGTGGAGGATTTTATCGACTCTTATCATAACCTCACTCTGAAAACGTTGATGGGGATGAGATGGGTAGCAACGTTTTGTTCAAAAGCAAAGTATGTTATGAAGACAGACAgtgatatttttgtaaatatggaTAATCTTATTTATAAGCTGCTCAAACCTAACACCAAGCCAAGAAGAAGGTACTTCACAGGTTACGTTATAAACGGAGGACCAATACGAGATGTTCGCAGTAAGTGGTACATGCCGAGAGATTTGTATCCTGACAGCAATTATCCACCCTTCTGTTCAGGCACTGGCTACATATTTTCAGCCGACGTAGCAGAACTGATTTACAAAACCTCCCTTCATACCAGACTACTTCATCTTGAAGACGTGTATGTTGGACTCTGTCTTCGGAAGCTGGGCATTCACCCTTTCCAGAACAGTGGCTTCAATCACTGGAAAATGGCTTACAGCTTGTGCAGGTACCGCAGGGTGATCACAGTGCACCAGATAACACCAGAAGAAATGCACAGAATTTGGAATGACATGTCCAGCAAGAAACATCTTAGATGTTAAGATTTTTACAGatgtaaatacctttttttttaaattttggtttaGTGTGGTTATTTTTTGACAGTGATCTACTGATTTACAGGTTAAACTGTGGGATATTAATTGTAAGAGGATTTTTAATGACtgatttttcattctcattttgaCTACCGGTTTACAGACTTCAGGCTCTTTTCATAAGGACATTACACCAACCAAAAGGATCTAGAGTAAAATCTCAGTTTTTGTATATTATCCTCTATCTCACATATCAGCTCCTGCATCTATATGTAAAAGGACAGTAATAAACTGATAAAATATCATGAGCTGCATAACAGTTCATGCCCCAGCCTCTGAGATAAGACTCGGGCCCTAAGAAATGAAGAATTACAAATatacttttattccttttttgacACCCTGCAACCATCTCTATTTAGAGCTTTGTTAATAAGTTTAGCGGTATACATTTGCACTGACCTTATACACCTATCTTGACATGTATATTTTATAGTACAATGTGTGCAATTCCCAAACAGCTTACTGATGGTATGTTAGCAGAATTTAGACAGGTAAGAACATCAGTCTCATAGGCCTTAGAAACAAACCCACACACTGAAGTATATTTTTATCCACCAAATGGTAttcctttaaattatttcagaagatacCACGTTTCTTTCCACTGCCTGAAGAAGCTCCTAAAagatctaaattttaaaattaagtagaaTCTGTAGGTTAAATAAGACAGGAAAGATGTATGAAAAACTATCTTAAAAATACAAGATACAAGTATTAATATCTCCTAACTTTTAATTTCAAAGCAAGTGCAATGTTTCTCATTAGTATCAGTGGATCTCTCCATTAGGCATCTTGCATAGCAACATAAAATTATATTGAATGATAAAGGTGTCCATAAGCAGCATATTTCTTCAACGTCAGTCAGTACACTATTTACCtaaaaaaaagtaacacaaaagcagctttttaaggGTAAGCTCTACTTTTTACTACAGCGCATATATGATTCTACCAGATTTTTAATGGTGTAGAAAAGTAGAATTTTGTCCAATAAAAGAATGCAATCAATTTTCGGTTGATTGTGCAACAGAGTACATAACAGTTACGTACAACTTTCAGAGCAAACAGTTACGTACAACTTTCAGAGCAAAATAGAGGGCTTTTAAGAATCGcctattaaagaaaaacaaattctagCCTTAGTTACAAATCTGCAGCTCCCATGTTACTCATCACAGGGCCAATATTCACTGAAGTCCCGCTCAAGAGATTCCCAGAGATGTGACAGAAGTCAAATACACGAGATTTTATTCAAGTTTCATAATGTGTTTATGTGTTTTGAATATGAATGTTAATGAAATGTCATGAAAATGATTTCCTGGAAAAAATCTTCAATAAATTCAAACCATCTCTATTCAGCACCACCTTCTAACAAAGAGCTAAAATATGACATTGCTCAGCTAATAACTTGAAATGAAGAATTCACAGACAAGTTACAAAGATACAAAACTCACCAAATATATTATTAGCTGTATATTACGCACACAGTCCACAGCACACACACAAGTCATTCATTTCAGCTGGCGTTATGTGTAACATATGAAAAACTGTTAAGTCTGTATGTTATTCAGAATGTCTATAAAGTTGTCAGAAATTAACTGAGTAAGAATTCAAAGGAAAACTCTGACCTGATTTTGCCATAGGTGTACATAGCACTTTAGAACAGTAACAGAGGAATGAAGATGCTACCCCAAAAGGTTTGCAGTTTCATGACAAATTGTTAGTCTTATTCACAGATGCAGCACTATCATTTTGAAAGGAACTACTTGTAAATAAGGTAAAGCATGCCTGACCTTCAAGCCACAAGCAATAGTAGGCATCTCAAACAAATCTACTTCAGATCTAAAGGTAAAGCTACACAATAGATAGCCCAGGAGTTACTGCTAATCAACAGTTTGTGCATCCTTCATAAATGAAAATCagtaattttatataaaaatactgaatcTCTTGCAGCATAATTAAGATTTATCCTTCCCTAGTTGACCTAGTCCTTGTTAAAGTTGCTCTTGCTTCCTGTCAAACTCAGAACTCTAGCTAAACAACGTCCAGCTAATTGCATAGATGAAtatataacacacacacactgattGGGTGAAGTTCAGCTTTCCTTACCCAAGCCCCAGAATATGCGGTTTAGGAAGGGAAATGAGGGTGGAATTCATCTCCAGCCCTCAGGTAAATCAGACAGCATGGATGCTGTCCTACAGGGAACACACTTTGTAATAATTTCAACCCACAGACTGCAATCACTTCTGCTATCTCTCTGCACTGTGCAGTAATTTGGGGTTTCCAAATCCACAACCAAATGGATTTGGTGGCCTTACTTCTCCTGCTGATGCTTCTGTGGCCTTTGGATAGTAACCAAGAGGACAGCAGGGCTCCCAATCCATATACCTCAGGGCTCGAGTAGCATGGTAGCCTTGAATTTCTCCTAGTACAAGTAGACTGCATTAATGATTGGAAGTTACACCTTGAAAATAGtatctgaaaaaatatatttcctgccATTTATAAATAGATAGATCTTCAACAGAAATGTAAACTTTCATCTTGGAACTGATGTACATATTTCTAaggcattttcttctgaattcagctGTATATATGTGTAGAGTCTGCTTGCTACGTAGTATTCCGTTATGCATGGAGCTGAGTTAGGCATTATATTTGTCCAGTGTTTCACGAGCCTTAAGCATGTGTGCCCTAACTTTTGAatgtacaagattttttttcttttattgtcaaGTGAATTTAAAAGAACACAACAAAAGCCTAATTTTCTACTTCTATTAATTTTCTGATACTAGACTTCACTAGCTTGTTACACTTATGTAACAGatgtattattttctctttgctcAGAAATTGCAGTATGGCAACCTGGAGCTAGAAAGGAAGCGATACATCTACTGATAGGGACAGCTTACTGTCCCCTTCTACCCAGTAGTATTTGTGCCACGTGGGGTACTGTTAACAAATACGTGCTTGCATCGGGCTTCCTTtaatcaaatgaaatatttaagttaCTTAAAGGTCATTTTGTTTCACTAGGCATGGGACAAATGACAACTTGGTTAAGATGTGCTGGCTTCTAGTCACTTCAAAAGCGTGACTATAATCACATTTTGATTCCAAACCATACATGAACAAAGCACATTGAGCAAAGAAGCTAAGGAGGAAATGCCTCTCTTTAGGAGGAGTTtttcacaaaagcattttttttgctgaaaccGTGAGAGTATTTAAAGAGAAGTCTCAAGGTTCATTTTCCATCTTTCCTAATAACAATGTTAAGTATCACTTTTGATTctttactgggatttttttttgtctttatcatGTAGATGGCAATGGCAATTTGTAAATGAAGAGTGTAATTAACTAGAAAAGCTTGTCAACAGTAACCAAACTTTAGGTGTATCATTATATATGACTGGCTGtacttatgtatttatttgtctAAATTGTATATATTGTTTTATCTATAGTGTCTGTAGG
Protein-coding sequences here:
- the B3GALT1 gene encoding beta-1,3-galactosyltransferase 1; amino-acid sequence: MASKVSCLYVLTVVCWASALWYLSITRPTSSYTGHRQLNSISIARKNVSFGNIRTRPINPHSFDFLINEPNKCEKSVPFLVILISTTHKEFDARQAIRETWGDENNFKGIKIATLFLLGKNADPVLNQMVEQESQIFHDIIVEDFIDSYHNLTLKTLMGMRWVATFCSKAKYVMKTDSDIFVNMDNLIYKLLKPNTKPRRRYFTGYVINGGPIRDVRSKWYMPRDLYPDSNYPPFCSGTGYIFSADVAELIYKTSLHTRLLHLEDVYVGLCLRKLGIHPFQNSGFNHWKMAYSLCRYRRVITVHQITPEEMHRIWNDMSSKKHLRC